The proteins below come from a single Chitinophaga pinensis DSM 2588 genomic window:
- a CDS encoding TonB-dependent receptor plug domain-containing protein → MFSKLTLPVAASLLCTLTLKAQEKISDLDAVTVTATVNPVVSSKTGRNLYVIKGEDIARMPVHSVDEVLRYLPGVEVQAKGPMGAGSDIVIRGGTFQQVLVILDGIRVNDPNTGHFSSYIPVNPAEIDHIEVLKGASSAIYGSDAVGGVIHIITKTFARTGTSTPTRKITAGVTGGEYGLFNANANAYYSTEKLAVNIGGQTNNADGQPQRGIDGYFHLHTVSGSASYRFNENWKLSYRLSYDSRKFAAQNFYTTFASDTASEKLSTWWQQLNLQYRKGKDGFSLMAGYKNMNDHYVYNSVSLANDNRSKLFQSLAIYEHAFSNDLNLVAGGQFQQKNIVSNDRGNHTVNQAAGFVSLTATLFDALTLSPAVRLDWDERSGSELVPQLNASYRTGKFQVRGSAGKTIRNADFTERYNNNNKPIVTSGKIGNPDLKAERSFSYEAGADYFGKTLRVSSTVFQRRYNDLIDWATTPYANMPYKHNLSPTGTYSLATNISKMVTSGLETDIQWTKTYKEKHTVSATAGTTWLYSDIQEGQSSFYISSHARFLLNGMLQYRNSLFSISANGLYKVRDPQSAANIAGVVTKEYFIASVKADVFVIKNMLSLSVEADNVFNKTYADLTGAQMPGRWLMGGVRLTL, encoded by the coding sequence ATGTTTTCGAAATTAACCTTGCCGGTGGCCGCCAGTTTACTCTGTACGCTGACGCTGAAGGCCCAGGAAAAGATAAGTGATCTGGATGCAGTCACTGTTACCGCCACTGTCAATCCCGTGGTAAGCTCCAAAACCGGTCGTAATCTTTATGTTATCAAGGGCGAGGATATCGCCAGGATGCCTGTTCACTCCGTGGACGAGGTACTGCGCTATCTGCCAGGTGTAGAAGTGCAGGCAAAGGGCCCTATGGGCGCCGGCAGCGATATCGTGATCAGGGGTGGTACTTTTCAGCAGGTACTGGTAATACTCGACGGCATACGTGTAAATGACCCCAATACCGGCCATTTCAGCAGCTATATCCCGGTTAATCCGGCAGAAATCGACCATATTGAGGTGCTGAAGGGTGCTTCTTCCGCTATTTATGGCTCTGATGCGGTAGGTGGTGTGATACACATCATTACTAAGACATTTGCCCGTACCGGTACGAGTACACCCACCAGAAAGATCACGGCTGGTGTAACCGGTGGTGAATATGGCTTGTTCAACGCCAACGCCAATGCATATTACAGCACGGAAAAGCTGGCGGTGAATATCGGTGGACAAACCAACAATGCCGACGGTCAGCCGCAAAGGGGTATCGACGGTTATTTCCACCTGCATACGGTATCCGGTTCTGCCAGTTACCGTTTCAACGAAAACTGGAAACTGTCTTACCGTTTAAGTTATGACAGCCGCAAATTTGCCGCCCAGAACTTCTACACCACTTTCGCCTCTGATACTGCCAGCGAAAAACTTTCTACCTGGTGGCAGCAGCTGAATCTTCAATATCGTAAGGGTAAAGATGGGTTTAGTCTGATGGCCGGTTACAAGAACATGAACGATCACTACGTGTACAATTCTGTGTCTTTAGCCAATGATAACCGCAGCAAATTATTCCAGTCCCTTGCGATCTACGAACATGCGTTCAGTAATGATCTTAACCTGGTGGCCGGCGGACAGTTCCAGCAGAAAAACATCGTTTCCAATGACAGGGGTAATCATACTGTGAACCAGGCTGCTGGTTTTGTGTCTTTGACCGCTACCCTGTTTGATGCGTTGACATTGAGTCCGGCAGTACGCCTTGACTGGGATGAACGCAGTGGTTCTGAACTGGTACCTCAGCTGAATGCCAGTTACCGTACCGGCAAATTCCAGGTAAGAGGTAGTGCGGGTAAAACCATCCGTAATGCCGACTTTACCGAGCGTTACAACAACAATAACAAACCGATTGTTACCAGCGGAAAGATCGGTAATCCGGATCTGAAAGCGGAACGTTCTTTTAGTTATGAAGCAGGTGCCGACTACTTTGGCAAAACACTCCGTGTTTCTTCTACGGTGTTCCAACGCCGGTATAACGACCTGATTGACTGGGCGACTACACCATATGCGAATATGCCGTACAAACACAACCTGTCTCCGACGGGCACGTATTCCCTGGCGACCAATATTTCTAAAATGGTGACCAGCGGACTGGAAACAGATATCCAGTGGACGAAGACCTATAAAGAAAAACATACTGTTTCAGCGACAGCCGGTACTACCTGGTTGTATTCCGATATCCAGGAAGGACAATCTTCTTTCTATATCTCTTCACATGCGCGTTTCCTGCTGAATGGTATGTTGCAATACCGCAATTCACTGTTCTCCATCAGCGCAAATGGTTTGTATAAAGTACGCGATCCTCAGTCTGCCGCAAACATTGCAGGTGTAGTAACCAAAGAATACTTTATCGCCAGTGTGAAAGCGGATGTATTTGTGATCAAAAATATGCTCAGCTTATCTGTTGAAGCGGACAACGTTTTCAATAAAACATATGCCGATCTGACTGGTGCGCAGATGCCAGGCAGATGGCTGATGGGTGGTGTGAGACTGACTTTGTAA
- a CDS encoding PKD domain-containing protein, producing MSLHTRATLRVAITCAVLCIMLLLSVPLCAQVNADFTPSKSSDCESLITKFNDNSGGDPVSWQWNLGNGFTSSEQSPSASYTTPGTYQVTLTVKNAAGNTSSVTKSVTVWAKPLPDFTVSPAKGCIPLDVTFTDKSNPVSGTISAYTWDFGDGATGSGSHPVHTYNNVLSPTVTLTITTSNGCTASKQLNNIVNVSDALTANFNVSDKFLCTAPGALTITNSSTGPGNLSYKWDFGDGGTSASANPGTHNYTTKGVYKVKLTVTSDKGCISTKTSDDINVANFKTDFTLPASICDNNTATFTANTTPQTNSITWSVDKGYIYDYDATAAYYPAGAGTVKVSMTADYDKCHQTITKDYVVKASPKAEFVTSQAAICDVPATIKLTNQSTDASIWAWDFGDGQISTLQNPTVVYNTLGYFNIKLTASNANGCASYVAHQVNVVKPEVRVYTSVPNGCVGLTPSFSSSISTGDAIVSYEWDFGDGTPKSTDPTPSHTYTREGTFPVNLTYVTSNGCKGTVPLTSYLVIEIYKKPVPDFSSPEAPQICGNNWVHFNGTSDVASTWTWNFGDGTIAEHSVQNVTHSYREPGTYTVKLTVSNNGCYETVTKTAYITAVNPFPRFSRQNIDCENRTTASFDEHSLGTINSWKWSWGDGKENTYTTKTSPVKHKYDKTGDYLVKLTVTDGTCTSTDSMIASILAPTPITITADKSTLCTNESLMANVTSIDTKLYELNYTWSSSDGKSYYGTFNTIFQNLAPGKDTIRFIAYNRQYCIDTSNSVVVNVHGPMAKFRSPTTPECRGTELTFTDQTDVSKGKAIKTWSWDFGGDNATKVFSAPPFKYTYNRSGYYFPRLTVTDLDGCTSTFTGDYLQVNGPNADFVPSASLIPPGGDVYFYNYTTETGGNASYQWDFGDNTTSTDVNPYKNYPNKGLYTVNLLVKDNNGCSDSAQKQIKVSSVSAGFTATTTFVNNSGCPPVIASFTNTSVNYISSYWDFGDGSFSTIPNPSHTYTYAGKYKVTLKVMGDAGTEDQYEQELEVKGPYATIATSSNGGCLTKEIEFRVSATAAVNFAWDFTDGFVMETTDSIIKHTFKEPGIYKPRLILSDQSGCKGTAFLDEPIVIDNLKIELASTPAYVCDEGWVAFTPKFNSYSIDTLKTTAKYKWTYDGTMRSEKDTTAAPRFYLDKIQAYNFTLTTTTAYGCVQTVSKTVHAYPKPVVSISGPLQGCQDAPVTFNGTVTKVSDVSWRWAFGNGNSSEVQQAADQTYTKTGPTEVVLTVISQDGCSDTARHNINILPKPAVTTTATSTVVCLGNTSTLTATGGVTYQWSPAGELSNPQAASPVAMPTQSTDYQVTVTDANNCSNTGDISIRVALPFTIQATPDTAICLGHVLPLWVGGADHYVWQGEGLDNVNTAAPRATLTALGDYTYQVTGYDADGCFTHDTSLVVSVHPTPTINAGADRVVMAGTPVRLSGEGSADIVQWNWSPPEYLNCTTCATPEALPNLSTNYMVEVENSFGCKATDDVFVKVTCDQGAIFLPNAFTPNRDGKNEWFYPKGRGVKEVKWMRIYDRWGSLVFERNHFPINSSTAGWDGTWKNQIAPIGTYVYALETMCEDGTTFLFRGVVTVVR from the coding sequence ATGTCCCTTCATACCAGGGCAACGCTACGCGTTGCCATTACCTGTGCTGTACTTTGTATAATGCTTTTGCTAAGCGTTCCTCTGTGCGCGCAAGTTAATGCGGATTTTACTCCGAGTAAAAGCAGTGATTGCGAAAGCCTCATTACAAAGTTCAATGATAACTCCGGCGGTGATCCTGTTTCCTGGCAATGGAACCTGGGGAATGGATTTACCTCTTCGGAGCAGAGCCCCAGTGCGTCTTATACAACGCCTGGCACCTATCAGGTGACACTTACTGTAAAGAATGCAGCAGGCAATACCAGCTCTGTTACCAAGAGTGTCACCGTATGGGCTAAACCGCTACCTGATTTTACGGTTAGTCCCGCGAAAGGTTGTATACCCCTCGACGTTACTTTCACTGATAAATCAAATCCTGTCAGCGGCACTATCAGTGCTTACACCTGGGATTTCGGAGATGGCGCGACCGGCTCCGGTAGTCATCCTGTACACACCTACAACAATGTGCTATCGCCTACCGTTACATTGACAATAACCACCAGTAACGGGTGTACGGCATCAAAGCAGCTCAACAATATTGTGAATGTCTCTGATGCGCTGACGGCCAACTTCAACGTATCCGATAAATTTCTTTGTACTGCTCCCGGCGCATTAACAATTACCAATAGTTCTACCGGACCGGGTAATCTGAGTTACAAATGGGACTTTGGTGACGGCGGCACTTCCGCCAGCGCAAATCCGGGTACGCATAACTATACCACCAAGGGCGTTTATAAAGTCAAACTGACTGTCACCAGTGATAAAGGTTGTATCAGTACTAAAACTTCCGATGATATCAATGTCGCCAACTTTAAAACTGATTTCACCTTGCCTGCGAGTATCTGTGATAACAATACCGCGACTTTCACAGCCAACACGACGCCTCAGACAAACAGCATCACCTGGAGTGTTGATAAGGGATACATCTATGATTATGATGCTACGGCGGCTTATTATCCTGCGGGTGCCGGTACGGTAAAGGTGTCGATGACGGCGGACTACGACAAATGTCATCAGACCATTACCAAGGATTACGTCGTAAAAGCATCGCCCAAGGCGGAATTTGTTACCAGTCAGGCGGCGATCTGTGATGTACCTGCTACCATAAAACTGACGAACCAGTCAACGGATGCAAGTATCTGGGCCTGGGATTTTGGCGACGGACAAATATCTACGTTGCAAAATCCTACTGTCGTTTATAACACCCTTGGATATTTTAATATAAAACTAACTGCTTCCAACGCCAACGGTTGTGCCAGTTATGTCGCGCATCAGGTGAATGTGGTTAAGCCAGAGGTCAGGGTATATACGAGTGTGCCGAATGGTTGTGTAGGATTAACGCCTTCCTTCAGTAGTTCAATCAGTACAGGCGACGCCATTGTCAGTTATGAATGGGACTTTGGAGATGGTACGCCGAAATCGACGGATCCGACACCTTCACATACCTACACCAGGGAAGGAACTTTTCCGGTCAACCTGACCTATGTCACCAGCAATGGCTGTAAAGGAACAGTGCCCCTGACCTCCTATCTGGTTATCGAGATCTATAAAAAGCCGGTACCTGACTTTTCCTCTCCGGAAGCGCCACAGATCTGTGGTAATAACTGGGTGCATTTTAATGGCACAAGTGATGTAGCCAGCACCTGGACCTGGAATTTCGGGGATGGTACCATCGCCGAGCATAGTGTTCAGAACGTGACGCATAGCTACAGGGAGCCTGGTACTTATACTGTAAAGCTAACTGTATCTAATAACGGTTGTTATGAAACAGTCACTAAAACAGCCTATATCACCGCCGTCAATCCTTTTCCCCGTTTCAGCAGACAAAACATCGATTGTGAGAACCGTACAACGGCCAGCTTTGATGAACATTCACTGGGTACGATCAACAGCTGGAAATGGAGCTGGGGAGATGGGAAAGAGAATACCTATACAACAAAGACAAGTCCGGTTAAACATAAATACGATAAAACAGGCGATTACCTGGTTAAACTGACCGTTACAGACGGTACCTGTACCAGTACTGACTCCATGATCGCCAGTATACTGGCGCCGACGCCGATCACGATTACAGCTGATAAATCAACGTTGTGTACGAATGAATCACTGATGGCAAATGTCACTTCCATTGACACCAAATTATATGAGTTAAACTACACCTGGTCTTCTTCGGATGGTAAATCGTATTACGGTACTTTTAATACAATTTTTCAAAACCTCGCCCCCGGAAAGGACACCATTCGTTTTATCGCCTATAACCGGCAATACTGTATAGACACCAGTAACAGCGTGGTCGTAAACGTACATGGACCGATGGCAAAATTCCGTTCTCCCACGACACCGGAATGTCGTGGTACGGAGCTGACGTTTACAGACCAGACGGATGTTTCCAAGGGAAAGGCGATCAAAACATGGAGCTGGGATTTCGGAGGTGATAATGCTACGAAGGTATTCTCAGCTCCACCCTTTAAATACACTTACAACAGGTCCGGTTATTACTTCCCCCGACTGACCGTGACCGACCTGGATGGCTGTACCAGTACCTTCACCGGCGATTATTTACAGGTGAACGGACCAAACGCTGACTTTGTGCCCAGCGCTAGTCTGATTCCTCCGGGAGGTGATGTGTACTTTTATAACTATACGACTGAGACGGGCGGTAATGCCAGTTATCAGTGGGATTTCGGCGATAACACCACTTCCACAGATGTCAATCCTTACAAGAACTATCCCAACAAAGGACTATATACTGTCAATCTGCTGGTAAAAGACAACAATGGTTGTAGTGACAGTGCGCAAAAGCAGATCAAGGTATCGAGTGTGAGCGCTGGCTTTACGGCGACGACGACCTTTGTAAATAATAGTGGTTGTCCGCCGGTGATTGCCAGTTTCACAAATACCTCTGTGAACTATATCAGTTCTTACTGGGATTTTGGTGATGGCAGCTTTTCCACGATTCCAAATCCCTCCCATACTTATACCTACGCAGGAAAATATAAGGTGACGCTGAAAGTGATGGGAGATGCGGGGACAGAAGATCAGTATGAACAGGAGTTAGAGGTCAAGGGGCCTTATGCGACGATTGCCACGTCATCCAATGGTGGTTGTCTTACGAAAGAGATCGAGTTCCGGGTATCAGCAACAGCAGCGGTGAATTTCGCTTGGGACTTCACCGATGGTTTTGTAATGGAAACAACGGATTCTATCATCAAACATACTTTTAAAGAACCGGGTATTTATAAACCACGACTGATCCTTTCAGACCAGTCAGGTTGTAAGGGTACTGCTTTCCTCGATGAACCTATTGTAATAGATAATCTGAAAATAGAACTGGCGTCAACACCGGCATACGTATGTGATGAAGGATGGGTGGCCTTTACGCCTAAGTTCAACAGTTACTCTATTGACACCTTGAAAACAACAGCGAAATACAAATGGACATATGACGGCACTATGCGCTCAGAAAAAGACACCACTGCTGCGCCACGTTTTTACCTTGATAAAATACAGGCGTATAATTTCACGCTGACGACCACTACTGCTTATGGATGTGTACAAACAGTCAGCAAAACGGTACATGCCTACCCTAAACCTGTCGTAAGCATCAGCGGACCCTTACAGGGGTGCCAGGATGCACCGGTGACATTCAACGGGACTGTTACAAAGGTGAGTGATGTGAGCTGGAGGTGGGCGTTTGGCAACGGCAATAGCAGTGAAGTACAACAAGCGGCCGATCAGACTTATACGAAGACCGGCCCCACCGAAGTCGTACTCACGGTGATCAGTCAGGATGGCTGTAGTGATACTGCCCGCCACAATATCAATATATTGCCTAAACCAGCCGTCACTACGACGGCTACATCAACAGTGGTATGCCTGGGTAATACAAGCACTTTAACAGCTACAGGTGGCGTTACTTATCAGTGGTCCCCAGCAGGAGAACTGAGCAATCCGCAGGCAGCATCTCCTGTTGCGATGCCGACACAAAGTACGGACTACCAGGTAACAGTGACAGATGCGAATAATTGCAGCAATACAGGTGATATCAGTATCCGCGTAGCATTGCCTTTTACCATACAGGCAACACCCGATACAGCGATCTGTCTGGGTCATGTACTGCCTTTATGGGTAGGCGGCGCTGATCATTATGTATGGCAGGGAGAAGGGCTGGATAATGTCAATACCGCTGCGCCACGTGCTACCTTAACAGCATTGGGCGACTATACTTACCAGGTAACCGGTTATGATGCGGATGGTTGCTTTACACATGATACTTCGCTGGTGGTAAGCGTACACCCTACCCCAACGATTAATGCCGGCGCAGACCGCGTCGTAATGGCCGGCACGCCTGTAAGGCTGAGCGGCGAGGGAAGCGCGGATATTGTACAATGGAACTGGTCGCCACCGGAGTATCTGAACTGTACTACCTGTGCGACACCGGAAGCCTTGCCGAACTTATCTACCAATTATATGGTAGAGGTAGAAAACAGTTTTGGTTGTAAGGCAACAGATGATGTATTTGTGAAGGTCACCTGTGACCAGGGGGCTATATTCCTTCCGAATGCCTTTACACCCAACAGGGATGGAAAAAATGAGTGGTTCTATCCGAAAGGACGCGGTGTAAAAGAGGTGAAATGGATGCGTATCTATGACAGATGGGGAAGCCTGGTGTTTGAACGAAATCATTTTCCGATCAATAGCAGCACTGCTGGCTGGGATGGTACATGGAAAAATCAGATAGCGCCGATAGGCACTTATGTATATGCATTGGAAACGATGTGTGAAGATGGTACTACATTCCTGTTCAGGGGTGTAGTGACAGTGGTCAGGTAA
- the pstA gene encoding phosphate ABC transporter permease PstA, giving the protein MKKLSPIIEWFTLLFCTGTVLAFLVIILYDLISSGLPALSWKFVTTLPSNGMTKGGILPAITGTVILTLLTAVVAVPLGISCAIYLNEYAPDHWVTRLIRASIRNLSGVPSIIYGLFGLALFVKGLHMGTSVIAAGLTLGLLSLPYIISTTEEALRRIPASTREAALGIGATQFESIRDVVLPSALPGILTGVVLTLSRAAGETAPILFTGVAFYITGSSGFLNQEFMALPYHLYMLSTQHQSIVEVRPLAYGTALVLIIVVFLLNLTAFYIRYKHSNNE; this is encoded by the coding sequence ATGAAAAAACTTTCGCCAATCATAGAGTGGTTTACACTCCTGTTTTGTACAGGTACCGTACTCGCTTTCCTGGTCATTATCCTGTATGATCTGATCAGCAGCGGACTGCCGGCTTTATCCTGGAAATTTGTAACTACACTGCCTTCCAATGGGATGACAAAAGGAGGCATCCTGCCCGCCATAACAGGCACCGTGATACTGACACTATTGACGGCAGTGGTAGCAGTACCACTGGGCATCAGTTGTGCTATTTATCTGAATGAATATGCGCCGGACCACTGGGTAACACGGCTCATAAGAGCTTCTATCCGTAATTTGTCGGGTGTACCATCTATCATTTACGGGTTGTTTGGCCTGGCATTGTTTGTAAAAGGCTTGCATATGGGGACTTCGGTCATTGCCGCCGGACTAACCCTGGGTCTCTTATCGCTCCCTTACATCATCTCGACGACAGAGGAAGCATTACGGCGTATTCCGGCCAGTACGCGGGAAGCCGCATTAGGTATCGGTGCTACGCAGTTTGAGTCCATCCGGGATGTAGTACTGCCTTCTGCCTTACCTGGCATATTAACAGGCGTCGTGCTGACATTATCAAGGGCAGCAGGTGAAACGGCGCCCATCCTCTTTACAGGTGTTGCATTTTATATCACCGGTTCTTCCGGCTTTCTGAACCAGGAATTTATGGCCTTGCCTTATCATTTGTACATGTTATCTACCCAGCATCAGTCCATCGTAGAAGTAAGGCCATTAGCGTACGGTACGGCACTGGTATTGATCATAGTCGTGTTCCTGCTCAACTTAACAGCATTTTATATTCGTTATAAGCATAGTAATAATGAGTGA
- a CDS encoding PstS family phosphate ABC transporter substrate-binding protein: MRYCTCFFLILLLSCSNKQNAVKIKGSDTEVNLAVILAEHFYKTDTHRSLAISGGGSGLGIASLLNGQADMANSSRPLTQEEKDLFEKRGIALKTVVFAEDATAFIVHKNFPLDSINVQALADLLSGKSKTWRQVTGQSTPVNIYGRQNNSGTYSFVQKKLGIQFSADSKEMNGNAQIIEGIKTDESGIGYVGAGYIMHDSAGEQGVKVLRITDSAEKKAISPLDAQAIAEHRYFFQRPLYQFILSRSWTKAAPFIDFEKSKKGQEIIRNSGYYIID; the protein is encoded by the coding sequence ATGAGATATTGCACCTGTTTTTTTCTCATCCTGTTGCTCTCCTGTAGCAACAAACAAAATGCAGTTAAAATAAAAGGCTCTGATACAGAAGTTAACCTGGCCGTCATATTAGCAGAGCATTTTTATAAAACCGACACACACCGTAGCCTCGCCATTTCCGGAGGAGGCTCAGGATTGGGTATCGCATCCCTGTTAAATGGTCAGGCAGATATGGCCAATTCCAGTCGCCCGCTGACGCAGGAGGAAAAAGACTTATTCGAAAAACGCGGTATTGCACTCAAGACAGTTGTCTTTGCAGAAGATGCCACCGCCTTCATCGTACACAAAAATTTCCCGCTTGATTCTATCAATGTGCAGGCGCTTGCTGACCTGTTAAGTGGTAAATCCAAGACCTGGCGACAGGTAACAGGACAATCTACTCCTGTAAATATCTATGGCCGGCAGAATAATTCAGGTACTTACTCTTTTGTACAGAAGAAACTGGGAATCCAGTTTAGCGCTGATTCAAAGGAAATGAACGGAAACGCCCAGATCATAGAAGGGATTAAAACAGATGAATCAGGGATAGGATATGTCGGAGCAGGATATATCATGCATGATAGTGCAGGAGAGCAGGGCGTAAAGGTCTTACGTATCACGGATAGTGCAGAGAAGAAGGCTATTTCTCCCTTAGATGCCCAGGCAATTGCGGAACATCGTTATTTCTTCCAGCGTCCCCTGTATCAGTTTATACTGAGCCGTTCCTGGACCAAAGCTGCGCCATTCATCGACTTTGAGAAAAGTAAAAAAGGACAGGAGATCATCCGGAATTCGGGCTATTATATCATTGACTAA
- the pstC gene encoding phosphate ABC transporter permease subunit PstC: MKLAARESTDRLVKLLFRATGLLVIMILGGILLMLVWNTVSFFLKVKPLDFITGTQWNPTSGNARYGLLPLLTSTALVTLGAMIIAIPLGIGTAACISEYAGKRLRNILKPLIECLAAVPSVAIGFLGIVFVGPQIADMANQANGLNALNGAILLAIMALPTIITVTEDALQALPHTYREASYGVGASRWQTVRKVVIPAAAPGIIAAVMLGVGRAIGETMTVLMATGNAAAFPKGFFHSVRTITATIAIEMGEVPYQTTHYYALFAIAAVLFLVTLLVNLVGEYFVNRYRKYQAA, from the coding sequence ATGAAATTAGCTGCCAGAGAAAGTACAGACCGCCTCGTGAAATTGCTGTTCCGTGCAACAGGTTTACTGGTAATCATGATACTGGGAGGTATTCTGCTGATGCTGGTATGGAATACAGTTTCCTTTTTTTTAAAGGTGAAACCGCTTGATTTTATCACAGGCACACAATGGAATCCCACATCCGGAAATGCGCGTTACGGCCTTTTACCATTACTTACCAGCACTGCCCTGGTCACCCTCGGCGCTATGATCATCGCGATTCCCCTGGGGATCGGTACCGCTGCTTGTATCTCTGAATACGCCGGTAAGCGACTACGCAACATATTAAAACCCCTGATCGAATGCCTGGCGGCAGTCCCTTCCGTAGCTATCGGCTTTTTGGGGATTGTGTTTGTCGGTCCGCAGATCGCCGATATGGCAAATCAGGCTAATGGACTGAACGCCCTGAACGGTGCTATCTTACTCGCTATCATGGCGCTGCCAACGATTATAACTGTCACAGAAGACGCTTTACAGGCATTACCACATACCTATCGGGAGGCCAGTTATGGCGTCGGAGCAAGCAGGTGGCAAACCGTACGTAAGGTCGTGATACCCGCTGCTGCTCCGGGTATTATCGCCGCCGTCATGTTAGGTGTAGGAAGGGCGATCGGAGAAACAATGACCGTATTAATGGCCACAGGTAATGCCGCCGCCTTCCCTAAAGGCTTCTTTCACTCCGTACGCACTATTACAGCTACCATCGCGATTGAAATGGGAGAGGTGCCTTATCAGACAACCCACTACTATGCCCTCTTCGCCATCGCTGCCGTGCTATTCCTTGTAACGCTGCTGGTGAACCTTGTAGGAGAGTATTTCGTCAACCGTTACAGAAAATATCAGGCCGCATAA
- the pstB gene encoding phosphate ABC transporter ATP-binding protein PstB has translation MSEEKIKLSAAGVNLWFGNKQVLKQIGVSFPENKVTALIGPSGCGKSTLLRCFNRMHDLSPDAKIEGQFLLGKQDLYNRDISVTQVRRRVGMVFQKANPFPKSIYENINYGLKINDVPPSERLGIIESALKESFLWDEVKDDLKKPATRLSGGQQQRLCIARTVALRPEVILMDEPCSALDPISTGKIEDLIRKLQDQYTIVIVTHNMQQAQRVADKTVFMYLGEVVEAGNTKDIFDHPQQELTANYVRGHFG, from the coding sequence ATGAGTGAAGAGAAGATTAAGCTGTCAGCAGCAGGCGTGAACCTCTGGTTTGGCAATAAACAGGTATTAAAGCAGATAGGTGTCAGCTTTCCCGAGAATAAGGTAACGGCGCTGATCGGTCCTTCAGGATGCGGAAAGAGCACCCTGCTGCGTTGTTTTAACCGGATGCATGACCTCTCTCCGGATGCAAAGATAGAAGGACAATTCCTGCTGGGAAAACAGGATCTCTACAACCGGGATATCTCCGTTACGCAGGTGCGGCGAAGGGTTGGAATGGTGTTTCAGAAGGCAAATCCTTTCCCGAAAAGTATCTATGAAAACATCAACTACGGACTTAAAATAAATGACGTACCTCCCAGTGAAAGACTGGGTATCATAGAAAGTGCATTGAAAGAAAGCTTTCTGTGGGATGAAGTAAAAGACGATCTGAAAAAACCGGCGACCCGTTTGTCTGGTGGTCAGCAACAACGACTATGTATCGCAAGAACGGTCGCATTGCGTCCGGAAGTGATCCTGATGGACGAACCCTGTTCTGCACTCGATCCGATAAGTACGGGAAAGATAGAAGACCTGATCAGAAAGTTACAGGACCAGTATACTATCGTGATCGTTACGCATAACATGCAACAGGCGCAACGTGTAGCAGATAAAACGGTATTTATGTACCTGGGAGAAGTAGTGGAAGCAGGCAAT